The Buchnera aphidicola (Cinara cf. splendens/pseudotsugae 3390) sequence AATTTTATAATTAAAAATTATGGTTGCGGGAATTGGATTTGAACCAACGACCTTCGGGTTATGAGCCCGACGAGCTACCTGACTGCTCCATCCCGCTATCAATTTTTAATATTATAACATAATAAGAATTATGTACAACCTTTTTATAAAAATATTTCAGTTAAAATAAAATTTTTAAATTAATAATATCTATTTAAAACTAATAATATTTTAAAATATAATATTATTAGTTTTTATATTTATAATGCTTGTCAAATAATAAAAATATTTAAAAAATACAGAGAAATTCTATATGAAACCTTTAAAAAGAAGAAAAGCAAGAGAAATGGCTGTTCAAACAATTTATGCATGGCAAATTTCTAAAAATATTGTTATATCAGAAATTACAAGATACGTTGTTCATCAAAATAAAAAGTATTCATTAGATGTAATATACTTTAATCAAGTAGTTTTCGGAGTTATTAACAGTGTTCACTATTTAGATAATATTATTAAATTACATATATCTCAAACAAACTTCAGGATAAATCCAGTTGAACAATCAATATTAAGATTATCTACTCATGAAATTATGCAACGTATAGATATTCCATACAAAGTAATTATCAATGAAGGAATAGAATTAGCAAAAATATTTGGATCAAATAAAAGTCATAAATTTATTAATGGTGTTTTAGATAAAATTATGTATGAAAAAAACAAAATTAAAACTATCTAAAAATATAAAACATAAAAAAAATCAAAAATTTAAAATTATGTATATAATATTGCAAATTACTAATTATATAAATTTTATTTATACTATAAAAATTAACTATCAATTTTATAAAAAAATATTTAAAAAAAAAGATTAAAATAAATAATTATTTATAATATAAAAATTATTTCTTGATTAATATCAATAAAAAAATTCTTATGGTATCATTTATATCAATACTAAATGTATATCAATTAAATTAAATACTTTATTTATTGTATAAAAATAAAAAACATGAAAAAATGGAATAAAAAATTTGCACAATCTATTGCAGATAAACTTAAAATTAATTTAAATAAAAATCACTGGAATATTATTTTTTGTATGCGAGATTTTTATAAAAAATACAATATTACACCTTCTACTAGAATGTTGTTAACATATATGAAAAAAAAAAACATATTCTTGACTAGTCAAGATTTATTTATCCTTTTTCCTAAAGGATTCATGAAATATGCTAGTCAAATTTCTGGATTGCCGCCTAACAGTAACTGTTTTTAAAAATATATTTATTAAAAAAAATTTAAAGATAAAACAATACTAGTAAAAAAAATCACAAAAATAGACAAAAAAAACATAATTCGAGACCATTTTTTATAAGAAATAAAATAATTTTCATGTATTATGGAAAACAAAAACCAAAAAAAAACACATATATTTACATAAAAACAACTAAAAATATGCACATAATTAAAATAATACAATAACAAATTTAATAAGAAAATACTCATAATACAAATAGATATACATTTTTTTGTATATTTAAAACCATATATCGTTGGAATAGTAGGAATATTTGCATCTTGATAATCTTTATGTCGATACAATAAAATAGAATAAGCATGAGCTATTTGCCAAAAAGCAAAAATAAAAAATAAAATTACACAGCATCCGTCAATCTTATTACTTACAGCTACATAACCTATAATTGGTGGTAAAGAACCAGATACACTACCTATAAATATAGAATAACATGATTTTTTTTTTAACCATAAAGAGTAAAGAATTACATAAAAAAATATTCCTACCATCGATATTATCGTACACAAAAAACTTACATATTTCAAAAAAATATATAAACCAAAAAAACATAAAAAAACAGCTAATACGAATGAAAAAACTAACAATTTAAAATTATTATAAATACACAAAATCCTGTTTTTAGTACGATTCATTTTTTTATCTAAGTGTCTATCAATAATGTTATTAAAAATACAAGATGAAGAAATTATACAAATAATTCCTAGTATTATTTTTAAAAATAATATTTTTAATAATTTACCGCGAGAAGCTAAAAAAAAACCACCAGACAAACTAATTATATTACCTAAAACAATACCTGGTTTTATTAATTCAAATATTTGTATTATCTTATATATTTTCATAGAAAAAAAAAATTTTAATATTAGTGATGTAAATGATCGAAAATCCATAAAGACCCTATAGTAATAATACTAATAATTGTGCTTATAAATACTAAAGACAATATAATAAAAATATTTTTTTTTGAAAAACGCATACCTAAAAAATATTTAAAATAAAAAAAAATTTGCATGCTGATTAATAAAAAACAAAAATATACGTAATAATAACAAAAATAAAAAAAATTATTCAGTACAAAAAAATACGAAAAAATAAAAAAAGAAGACAAGAAAAAACCAATAAAAATTTTTTTTTTAATAAAAAACATCATAATTTTTATAAATTTATCTTTTATTTTTACAAACATCATCAATACCTCATTAATATTCAATATTTTTTATTTATTATCTTAAATATACACATGCAATCAATATTGTCCATATAATATCTAAAAAATGCCAAAATAAACAAAAACAAATCACTGAAGTATTTACAAAAAAAGAAAAATCAAAAACAAAAATCTGACCAATTAAAACTAATATCCATAATAATCCTAATATAATATGTAAACTGTGTGTTCCTAAAATAACAAAAAAAGAAGAAAGATAACCATTAGAAATAGGATAAAATCCTTTCTCTAGAATCTGTAAAAATTCTA is a genomic window containing:
- the nusB gene encoding transcription antitermination factor NusB, whose product is MKPLKRRKAREMAVQTIYAWQISKNIVISEITRYVVHQNKKYSLDVIYFNQVVFGVINSVHYLDNIIKLHISQTNFRINPVEQSILRLSTHEIMQRIDIPYKVIINEGIELAKIFGSNKSHKFINGVLDKIMYEKNKIKTI
- a CDS encoding TusE/DsrC/DsvC family sulfur relay protein; this translates as MKKWNKKFAQSIADKLKINLNKNHWNIIFCMRDFYKKYNITPSTRMLLTYMKKKNIFLTSQDLFILFPKGFMKYASQISGLPPNSNCF
- a CDS encoding protoheme IX farnesyltransferase yields the protein MDFRSFTSLILKFFFSMKIYKIIQIFELIKPGIVLGNIISLSGGFFLASRGKLLKILFLKIILGIICIISSSCIFNNIIDRHLDKKMNRTKNRILCIYNNFKLLVFSFVLAVFLCFFGLYIFLKYVSFLCTIISMVGIFFYVILYSLWLKKKSCYSIFIGSVSGSLPPIIGYVAVSNKIDGCCVILFFIFAFWQIAHAYSILLYRHKDYQDANIPTIPTIYGFKYTKKCISICIMSIFLLNLLLYYFNYVHIFSCFYVNICVFFWFLFSIIHENYFISYKKWSRIMFFLSIFVIFFTSIVLSLNFF